The following proteins are encoded in a genomic region of Stegostoma tigrinum isolate sSteTig4 chromosome 2, sSteTig4.hap1, whole genome shotgun sequence:
- the LOC125465766 gene encoding transmembrane protein 158 translates to MLTSQFLSLVLLASTRLPGLLGWSGEEFYFQPNSTALNFSLAAPLELEGPGAGAGAGAEAVAGPGAGAPALSPPSSRCNITVLRLVATSLLARWERSMGFKCDVLLFTTNSHARSFFSAAFTRVFPPVIIDHVGVGGGQQEFKLCVGCGAPPRRGRLSPTPQGQQVSFCCLHFSLEELSWDKGWRINRKPIESTLVACFMTIVIIIWSVAALIWPVPIIAGFLPNGMEQRRG, encoded by the coding sequence ATGCTGACCAGCCAGTTTCTGTCTCTGGTTCTGCTCGCCAGCACCAGGCTGCCTGGGTTACTGGGCTGGAGCGGAGAGGAGTTTTACTTCCAGCCCAACAGCACAGCGCTTAACTTCTCACTGGCTGCTCCGCTGGAGCTGGAAGGGCccggggctggggctggggctggggccgAGGCTGTAGCCGGGCCCGGGGCTGGGGCTCCGGCACTCAGCCCTCCCTCCAGTCGCTGCAACATCACGGTGCTCAGGCTAGTCGCTACCTCGCTGCTGGCTCGCTGGGAGAGGTCCATGGGCTTTAAATGCGACGTGCTCCTGTTTACCACCAACAGTCACGCCCGCTCCTTCTTCTCGGCAGCTTTCACCAGGGTCTTCCCCCCGGTCATCATTGACCATGTGGGGGTCGGAGGCGGCCAGCAGGAGTTCAAGCTCTGCGTGGGCTGTGGGGCCCCCCCTCGGAGGGGACGCCTCAGCCCGACCCCCCAGGGCCAGCAGGTCAGTTTCTGCTGCCTGCACTTCAGCCTGGAGGAGCTCAGCTGGGACAAGGGCTGGAGGATCAACCGCAAACCCATCGAGTCCACCCTGGTGGCTTGCTTCATGACCATCGTCATCATCATCTGGAGTGTGGCCGCCCTCATCTGGCCTGTGCCAATCATCGCTGGCTTCCTGCCGAACGGCATGGAGCagaggaggggctga